The Bubalus bubalis isolate 160015118507 breed Murrah chromosome 18, NDDB_SH_1, whole genome shotgun sequence genome contains a region encoding:
- the RNF166 gene encoding E3 ubiquitin-protein ligase RNF166 isoform X2, with protein sequence MRVHVSSCVKVQEQMANCPKFVPVVPTSQPIPSAVPNRSTFACPYCGARNLDQQELVKHCVDNHRSDPNRVVSCLRPGPCSPHAWPPRPRGLTPTPGSVPGLQHRRGGRLPGRPGPVSLRELTVPPPAEPSHLQGQSPPAPAPRPAWEGASRAGQNRIAARGEATSPPPALLLSAAGSSVLGLSTWPRGVASAAPVRVSKPCCPPCREDPSGPATQQGHAGAQPSTWQRFPLARSVLAFVIPRGSALFYIIRCDDLFMFSRAKTEQLPFILQYLCLTRNNSIFMEHLQNYIF encoded by the exons ATGAGAGTGCACGTGTCCTCCTGCGTGAAGGTCCAGGAGCAGATGGCCAACTGTCCCAAGTTCGTCCCCGTGGTGCCCACGTCCCAGCCCATCCCCAG CGCCGTCCCCAATAGGTCCACCTTCGCTTGCCCTTACTGTGGCGCCCGCAACCTGGACCAGCAGGAGCTGGTGAAGCACTGCGTGGACAACCACCGCAGCGACCCCAACCGCGTGGTAAGCTGCCTGCGCCCGGGACCCTGCTCTCCACACGCATGGCCTCCCAGGCCCCGTGggctcacccccacccccggctctgTCCCAG GACTACAGCATCGACGAGGAGGCCGCCTTCCAGGCCGCCCTGGCCCTGTCTCTCTCCGAGAACTGACGGTGCCACCACCGGCTGAGCCTTCCCACCTCCAAGGACAGAGCCCGCCAGCTCCTGCGCCCAGACCCGCCTGGGAAGGCGCCTCGAGGGCCGGGCAGAACCGCATTGCTGCCAGAGGAGAGGCCACGTCCCCACCACCTGCGCTCCTACTGAGCGCCGCTGGCTCCTCGGTGCTCGGGCTGAGCACGTGGCCTCGTGGGGTGGCGAGTGCGGCCCCTGTCCGTGTCTCAAAGCCATGCTGTCCTCCCTGCCGAGAGGACCCTTCAGGCCCCGCCACCCAGCAGGGACACGCAGGGGCCCAGCCCAGCACCTGGCAACGCTTCCCCCTCGCGCGCTCGGTACTGGCTTTTGTGATACCTAGAGGTTCTGCACTTTTCTATATTATCCGGTGTGATGACCTTTTCATGTTTTCTAGAGCAAAGACAGAGCAGTTACCCTTCATATTGCAATATCTGTGTTTGACTAGGAACAATAGTATTTTTATGGaacatttacaaaattatattttttaa